In one Verrucomicrobiia bacterium genomic region, the following are encoded:
- the atpG gene encoding ATP synthase F1 subunit gamma, whose amino-acid sequence MSGQLRELKNRIRSVENTKKITRAMEMVAAAKLRRFQTLMVNARPYTEGIESLVRRLFDAQKTAQQKGKKKAAEFTHPFFEKREEKKIALLVMTSDTGLCGSYNTDLVNLAKKFIGERKVTGQPLLVGIGKSGITGLQRAGFKFERTYTDVRASRVEEILKDFKQYLEEIYSQGKVDAIYVVYSHFLTLSQFHGVAEKLLPLEAPTQKEGQKPAASSVEYIFEPSREAILGQLIPQYFEAKTRMMFLESMVSEQIARMNAMHQATDNAKEMIESLVLQRNKARQASITKEIIEIVSGSRALKIK is encoded by the coding sequence ATGTCCGGACAATTACGCGAACTCAAAAACCGCATCCGCAGCGTGGAAAACACGAAGAAGATCACGCGCGCCATGGAAATGGTGGCCGCGGCGAAACTTCGCCGTTTTCAGACGCTGATGGTGAACGCGCGGCCTTACACCGAAGGCATCGAGAGCCTGGTTCGGCGCCTGTTCGACGCGCAGAAGACGGCCCAGCAAAAGGGCAAGAAAAAGGCGGCCGAGTTCACACATCCGTTTTTCGAAAAGCGCGAGGAAAAGAAAATCGCGCTGCTCGTCATGACGTCCGACACCGGACTTTGCGGTTCGTACAACACGGACCTGGTAAACCTGGCGAAGAAGTTCATCGGCGAGCGCAAGGTCACGGGCCAGCCGCTTCTGGTCGGCATCGGCAAATCCGGCATCACGGGTCTGCAGCGGGCGGGTTTTAAGTTCGAGCGCACTTACACGGACGTGCGTGCCAGCCGCGTCGAGGAAATCCTGAAGGATTTCAAACAATATCTCGAAGAGATCTATTCGCAGGGCAAGGTGGATGCGATTTATGTGGTCTACAGCCACTTTCTGACGCTTTCCCAGTTTCACGGCGTGGCGGAAAAGCTGCTGCCGCTGGAAGCGCCCACCCAAAAGGAAGGCCAGAAGCCCGCGGCGTCTTCCGTGGAATATATTTTTGAGCCGAGCCGCGAGGCGATCCTGGGGCAGCTTATCCCCCAGTATTTCGAAGCCAAGACGCGCATGATGTTTTTGGAAAGCATGGTCTCGGAGCAGATCGCGCGCATGAACGCCATGCATCAGGCTACGGATAACGCGAAAGAAATGATCGAAAGCCTTGTTTTGCAGCGCAACAAAGCTCGCCAGGCCTCGATCACCAAAGAAATCATCGAAATCGTATCAGGGTCTCGGGCCCTGAAAATTAAATAA
- the atpD gene encoding F0F1 ATP synthase subunit beta, giving the protein MAVGKVVQVMGPSVDVQFETEDLPAILNALEIDRPDQKSRLVLEVAQHTGDNTVRCIALASTEGLVRGMAAKDTGAPISVPVGDQTLGRIFNLLGDPIDEKGDVKDKNKKYPIHRPAPSYEELLPVSSVLETGIKVVDLLCPYPKGGKVGLFGGAGVGKTVIVQELIHNIATQHGGVSVFCGVGERTREGNDLYLELTESGVIKKTAMVFGQMNEPPGARLRVALTGLSMAEYFRNEAHQDVLLFVDNIFRFTQAGSEVSALLGRMPSAVGYQPNLSTEMATLQERIASTRSGSITSVQAIYVPADDLTDPAPATAFSHLDGVTVLSRQIAELGIYPAVDPLGSTSRMLDPRIVGEEHYKVTREIQRILQRYKDLRDIIAILGINELSQEDKDTVMRARKLERFLSQPFSVAEAFTGRKGKYVPLKDTIQSFKRIVAGEFDHVPEQAFYMCGSIEDVIENYEKSKNS; this is encoded by the coding sequence ATGGCCGTAGGAAAAGTCGTTCAAGTCATGGGTCCCAGCGTGGACGTTCAGTTCGAAACCGAAGACCTGCCCGCGATTCTCAACGCGCTCGAGATCGACAGGCCCGACCAGAAGTCGCGCCTTGTCCTCGAAGTGGCGCAGCACACGGGCGACAACACGGTCCGGTGCATCGCTCTCGCTTCCACCGAAGGCCTGGTGCGCGGCATGGCCGCCAAAGACACGGGCGCTCCGATCTCCGTTCCCGTGGGCGACCAGACGCTCGGCCGCATCTTCAACCTGCTGGGTGACCCCATCGACGAAAAGGGCGACGTGAAGGACAAGAACAAGAAATACCCGATTCACCGCCCCGCGCCTTCTTATGAAGAGCTGCTTCCGGTTTCCTCTGTGCTCGAAACCGGCATCAAAGTCGTCGACCTCCTGTGCCCTTACCCCAAAGGCGGCAAAGTCGGCCTGTTCGGCGGCGCCGGCGTGGGCAAGACCGTCATCGTGCAGGAACTCATCCACAACATCGCCACGCAGCACGGCGGCGTCTCGGTTTTCTGCGGCGTGGGCGAACGCACCCGCGAAGGCAACGACCTTTATCTCGAACTCACGGAATCCGGCGTCATTAAAAAGACCGCCATGGTGTTCGGCCAGATGAACGAGCCTCCCGGCGCGCGCCTTCGCGTCGCTCTTACCGGCCTTTCCATGGCCGAATATTTCCGTAACGAAGCGCACCAGGACGTCCTGCTCTTCGTGGACAACATTTTCCGTTTCACGCAGGCAGGCTCCGAAGTGTCGGCCCTTCTCGGCCGCATGCCTTCGGCCGTCGGTTACCAGCCGAACCTCTCGACCGAGATGGCCACGCTGCAGGAACGCATCGCGTCCACGCGCTCGGGTTCCATTACTTCGGTGCAGGCCATTTACGTGCCCGCCGACGACTTGACCGACCCGGCCCCGGCCACCGCGTTCTCGCACCTGGACGGCGTCACCGTGCTTTCGCGCCAGATCGCCGAACTCGGCATTTATCCGGCCGTGGACCCGCTCGGCTCGACGTCCCGCATGCTCGACCCGCGCATCGTCGGCGAAGAACATTACAAGGTCACCCGCGAAATCCAGAGGATCCTGCAGCGTTACAAGGACCTGCGCGACATCATCGCGATTCTGGGCATCAACGAACTTTCGCAGGAAGACAAAGACACGGTCATGCGCGCGCGCAAGCTGGAGCGCTTCCTGTCGCAGCCGTTCTCCGTGGCCGAGGCGTTTACCGGCCGCAAAGGAAAATATGTGCCCTTGAAAGACACGATCCAGAGTTTCAAGCGGATCGTGGCCGGGGAATTCGACCATGTGCCCGAGCAGGCCTTCTATATGTGCGGCAGCATCGAAGACGTGATCGAAAATTACGAGAAATCGAAAAATTCTTAA
- a CDS encoding F0F1 ATP synthase subunit epsilon → MPAPSYHLQVVTPQGRAFEGDVVHARVPVPDGSVGVLANHAPYITSSLGGTLEVRGKDGREDKFAVGPGFFEVLRNQAIFLTQSFNAGTAS, encoded by the coding sequence ATGCCGGCTCCAAGCTATCATCTGCAGGTCGTGACGCCGCAAGGACGCGCCTTCGAAGGCGATGTGGTCCATGCGCGCGTGCCCGTGCCCGACGGAAGCGTCGGCGTCCTGGCCAATCACGCGCCTTACATCACGTCCTCCCTGGGCGGAACGCTCGAAGTCCGGGGCAAAGACGGGCGGGAAGACAAATTCGCGGTCGGGCCCGGCTTTTTCGAAGTCCTCCGCAACCAGGCCATCTTCCTAACGCAATCGTTCAACGCCGGGACGGCATCCTGA